The Macrobrachium rosenbergii isolate ZJJX-2024 chromosome 31, ASM4041242v1, whole genome shotgun sequence sequence CTCTCTCAGACGCCTACACCACCGAGAACTGGTGGGGAGCAGCAGCGGCCATCTTTGGGACGGTAGTTGCGGCTAATGTCTACGTCATCCTGCGAGTACTGAAGGGACTCCACTTTTCAGTCATCATGACCAATTTTGCCGTGGTGGCCCTCTTCCTGACACCCATCGTCTCCTGGATGAGTGGCGACATGTGCGTCCCACGGTGCGGGAATGAGCGTTACCTCATCTTAGCCATCGGAGCCTTCAGCTTTGGCGGTCAGATCCTGCTGACGAAGGCTCTCCAGCTCGAGCAAGCAGGGCCTGTCTCCATCGCCCGGACAGCCGACGTAGTCTTCGCCTTCATATGGCAGGCCATTTTCTTCAACGAGCTTCCGGATATGCTGAGTCTAGTGGGGGCTCTCCTAGTGACGTCGTGCGTCTTTCTGACAGGGCTTCGGAAGTGGGTAGTTTCATTGCCTGAGACCTCGTCTACACGGCAGCGGCTCCGTTGCCTCATCTGCTGACCTTACGGCTTCTCTGCTTCAGTTGGGTTTTCTAGTGTGCTTCATGAGTCTTCTTCTCCAAAAAGCTTCACTTGAAATAATTCACAAAGTAATTCAGGGCATCGTCCAGAACATTGTACCCCTCTTGAGGGAAGTAAGATGTGGTCagtatatttcatatgtatatcccgtggcACAGTTCCGCTCAATAATGTATTCGCAATAAACCTCACAATTCTAATACTCATGAACGTTCACAAAATGTAACATTAACCATTAGTAAAACATTCCATGAGAGTCCACTATCACAAGAGAACTGCTATTATTCATGAGGCACAACTTTTCTATGCAAACTGTAAATTGCATTTGCTATCTCCACTTCTGTTTAGTCCTTGCTGTCCATTTTCTTCTTAGCAATACGTTCTGTTTTGAATCTGTAAGACCTTGAAAAAGCTTAGATGCCTTTGAATCATTTCAATTGCCAGGCTTACTGCAAGCGTATTCTGCAGTAATCTTACATAAACCCTCATCACCCTAGTGTAAATATAACCCATTCTAGTCATCTCTTTCTAGCCTATGAAGTACCCATCTCTGTCTTTAGTGAATTGGTCATTACAGATAAGATTATATTTCATCTGACATTCTTTATAATGGATCCACGTTTTTCATCAAGACTTCCCATAGCCGTTTAGAAGTTCCTCTCTCACCGTTTCCCACCGTTCATATCGCCATTTGTTTTTCACAATCATTCACTCCAAAATGGATCTGTCATTTTGTGGGTTTGAGGAGAGCAACCGGGCTAAAACAACAACtccaaaagtcaagagaaaggACTGAATGCATATCCATTCTCTTTCGGGCGAGAAAGGTCAGCCATAATGGATCTGAATTCTTTTGTTCTCCTTTCTTGATGCTAGATGCTGGTTCTTCAGTCTTGACAAGACGTACTGAGAAACGAAGGTTGAAAATTTCTAGTGGTCACCACCTGAGTGGATTTCGGATACTGGTAGGACTTCATGATTCAAAGTGCCACTGGGTCACTCTATAAATGTAAACTGGAGTCACATTATAGTTTAAATGCAAAGGAACAGTCTTATATGGATCATGAAGTTCTGAAGTCAAAGACTACAAGGGCAAACGAGTTTTAAGGAAGAGCTTGTTGCTCCTCACCAACTACAAAACGTCATTCTGCACAAATATCTTTAGAAAAGAAAGTTGTTCCTCGAAGGTGATCTTCTAGAAAAGGGCTAGGGCGTAACTTTTGCAGAAGCCTAAAAGGAGGGATATGATGACAGTTGAACAGTATTATATGAACAACGCTTCAGTATTGATGTTATCGTGAGAAGTGTAAGTATTAAGCGAAACTTTCCATTGATTTCAACAGCATTCTGGCTCTAAGTATGTCAGCAAACCTGTGAAAAGGTCACCGTTAATTGTGTCTGAGTGTAATCTTCTGTATATGTgtctatgttatttttttcagaaggACATTTAGGTGgtattcagaaattaaaaatagttttagaaCCAATACAGAACGTCATATCAACTTGCAGTAGCAAAAGGAAATGCGAGCGGTAACTGAGTGAAGTAAGTTTGTGGAAATAAATATTGTTACAGATATTTCTATGGTATTTTGTAGATCAGATATGGAGTACTACGCAAATTTGTTAAGACCTTAAATAGTcagcatttattttgttatagtaATTCAGTAAAGTTCTTGAAGATACACGAGGAATAAAATTCAGCCGTCattatgataagaaaaaatattttgagttattgatttttttttgtggagttgCAGCTtagttttcaaactttttcacgatttttttttttggaggaaggAGCTGTAACTgaaacttttgttgttgtttaataaataacttTACCTAGGCGTTGAAATCCTTAATACTTTAGACAGAACGTTGATAtctgtaaattacatttttttggcAAAAATTATAACATACCTCAAATTAGATACTCAACATTCTGCAGTAATGGATTTAATGTTATGAAACTAACTTAAATTcacaagaatacacacacacacacacacatactcacactcTTTTGCGTGGAAAGAATATGTCAAGTAAATCAAAATCTAAGttttatattactaaaaaggactgAATACATCTGACTAAATTTGATGTGAATTAGTTAATAATTGATTTTCCTGCTACAGAAAACTGactttaattagaaatatttcgGATTCTGTATTGTTCCCGAAAGTTCCTGGTATAATAATACAATTCCTGTAATTTTACAAGTTCTGAGTATTATTTCTTTAGGGCATGATGGAATATGATTCTAAGGGAAAGTATATCAAGTAGGAGGGCTTAGTTTTCAGAATGTGTTTTATTCATAccacatttaagaaaaattaagaaatcagtCCCTGGagaaacaagaattaaaaaagaaggtGAATGAATAACTGATTATTCTAGAACTGATGATAAtcaaagaaaccaaaaaaaaaaaaaaaaaagggacttaCTACTCTGAAACGCTTTCCTACGGAATGATCTAATGAAGttttaataatgttgaaaaacAGACCTgagattcttttaggaaaataaccTGCTGTTGTACCTGTGATATTCCCATGGAAGTCTGCCTTGGAAATTACATGAAATGCTTTTGTAATGTGCATTTATACCATATCAGTGATTTCTAAGTATCTCGTGTCCAAGACATTTTGAACTTGAAGACGATGAGAGAAAAGTTAAAGTGATTTGTCTCAATGTGCACGTATAAATCTTGATGAGAAACTGGTATAATATGATTTGGGAGTCCGCTATACCAAATGATGTTTGAGTTTGATGTCTATTCTCAAATTACTTTAGTAAACGATTACCGTAAAGTGATCAGTCATATAGAGAATGGTGAATAATGGAAGCGAGAATATTTTCGAGTTCTAAAAATTATGAACTCTACGTTGTCAAGGACTGATAtggttaaatattatatttttttcgatAAATTCCATAAGAACATTCCTTTATGTTCACAACTGATAATTATGAAAAGTTCCTGGTTTTAATGTGCAGCAAAGGCATGATTGATTTTTCGAGTTTCATGAAATTTCTCAAAGTTCTTGAAAATGGGTTTATAATTAAGCTAGGTATACTTATATGTAATTTTCAGTCTTTACTAACTTGACTTTCAATGCATTTTCATGATCATTCAAACAGCAGGTTTCTTATGTGTTTCCCGGTAAGATAAAGATACATACCTAATGATCTTTAATCCGGGGGCCAATTTTACACCTAAATTCCGGCTCAGTATCATATACTAACCAGTCTTTCATACTTTTCACCAACACACAACAGAACTAACATTCGGTGCCCATGACAAGTGAATTAGATATTCCGATTAATACTCATAAAATTCTCTAGTTATCATTTCAAATCATACTCAGAATGATTTATACTGAACCGTTGACTTGTTAACTTGTACTCAAGATTGAATTCAGTTCCTGTGAGATCTGAATTTCTGAATTATCACCCAAGTCAATATGAGGGGGACAATGAATTAAAAGGAAactaatattgaatatttttaattttaacgtTACTAGACActtcatcatttttatattagcatataataatttcattctatAATTCACTGGGTTTATAGACTGTAAATATAGAAAACGAGCTAGGGATAAAAAGTCGTACAGTAGTTATACGGtcatgaaaggtttgaaaaatattatacacAGTCCCCtaaatgaatttataattcaGTAATTTAAAATCTATTACAAAGAAACAGAGAACTGGAATtattttgaagacttttttttggAGGCGTAGTCGATAATATCcataagaaaaaagtatatttcgCTTCAATGCCTTTTGTTGAAGAATGTGCAATCATAAACGGGCAGGAAGATTTCCGTGAAAAAGTTGATAACTCACAAATGACTAAGTATTTTTCACTAGTGAAGAGATTATATGAAGACAATAAAGCCATTTGCTCATGGCATTTGGTGTAGAATAAATCTAGTAAGCCTTTATTCTGGAATATGTCATGGCTTCTCGAACAAGGAACAAGGTATTTTGGAGGTGTCCCTTAACAAGGAACAGGATACTTACACGAACCATATCATAATCTCAATTCAAGCACAACTGCAAGTGAGGGGGTGTATGGTTGTGAATGGAATATTAGCAGCGGTCTTATCTCCCAAAGTTCTGAACAAATAAATCTTAGTTCTGTAAAAAATCATACCTCGTGTACCGGAGTCTTTGGTTTAGATATTATAGGGGATAGAGTAGGTGGTAGTTTGTTACATTGTGACTGTGAAGAGTGACTGTATCAATGGCACCTGTTATGAGTTATCAACCAATCAGAaaggtttttatgaaatttgagcTCTTTTTCTACTAGTGGTCCTGTAGAGAGAGACGGGACATGATGAGGacaattagtatatatatacatattagtttgTACATAATACGGTGATAATGATTCTTCAGTATTGGACTGCGATATTCAAACTTGCTTCTCTGTACAGATATGTTCCTTTTAAATGTTAGCTTTCGAGTTAAATGTGAATGAAGAGTcggtttgtaataataaaaagaagataataataaacgattgtgcaaaattttttttgtgaagaaatttTAAAACGGAAATTACAAGATAACAGGCTAGAAGCTATGGTGTTTTCTTACCctcatattttattccattcatcgcaaaattttgatgaaaagtgaATCGCTAGATTCCAGTTTTGCTGATATATTTCCAGTGAATCTAAATCCTAATGAAGGACTTATATacgaaaacttataaaatataattttattaaggtGTTCAATAACTGATAACATGTTTGAGGGAAGAACAAGATGCAAATATATAAGGTTCTTTGTGAATTTGTACCTAATCCTAAAATCCCAGagtaagagcaaaaaaaaaaaaaaaaaaaaaaaaaagctattcagTTCATTCTTTACTGTGTCATTCATTTTACACCATTATTCATTACCCTTGATAGTTATTCATGTTGTTATTCAGTAAGTAAAAATTTCAAATCTTAAGGGATCGGATAAAAATCTTGATTGAAGAAAGTTGGGTGAAGGGCTTATCAAATCAGATTACAGTTTGTAAATCCTGATGTTCAAGTGGGACTGTGAAATCTGgcagtaataaagtaaaaatatttgtcatCAGTGACTAACACGAATGTTAAAACAAGCAATGGTCATCCTCATGATTCATTGAAAGAAATTCAGGGTCTTGATATAGCTATGCTTATGTGTATATAGCCCCAGGAATTCAccgtttaaatataaaattggaTTGTAAAGTACACTGAGAGAAGGCAAGTTGTTTAaccaaagataaaagaaaatacatatacttTGCTCCCCAGAACATTACCTGCTAACTTGATAAAGAACATAATATTCGTTTTACCATATTCAAATCCGTTTTATGCAAATTATCGTGGGTCTATAATAATTCACAAACTCTGCTTTGTGGATCTAAACATCTTATATCAACATAAGTGCCTTTATTATATTAGTTGCACCTACCCATATTGATATAAAAACTTGCACAGTTCAGTATCACAGAGAAAAACACGACACCTTCCAACTTGGGGTTATGGATGTGGCTAAATTGATCACAAGACACAAATAATTGGTTTATCTAGCCGTTCACATCAGCAAACACTTAAAATGGACCAGAATAGACCTGTACCCCACGGACCCATCTCAACggatttatattttctaaaaataaggaCCTGGGCATGACCTAGGTCGACCTGTACGTACGAATGGTTCAATTTAAAATGCCCACAACCCACAGCACAGGTGATCAAGACGCCATCTGTCGTACAACAGAAGAAATAGGGACAAAATAGGCAATGGCTACAGTTCGAGGCATCATTTTTTAGTCGTTTTAGAAAATGCTGAACAGTTTTCTCCATACCGTTTGTTAAATAGAAGACAGAATCATAAAATATCGCAATAAATCGGGTCATGCCAAGATTTGCGAACCCACTCGGCAGGGTTGGCTATTCTTtgcaagaagattattgggttcgttattctttacatgggaataatcgggttcgctgttcagAACATGGACACTTCAGTACGACATTTTGATCCCCAGGCTAATATAAACAAGACGAAATACATTTGgcacccccaggggctagtactaaacaaggcaaaacagtgtagatgaatcactagccctcatgtggaactgGAATTCGAACCGGAAAGGGTTggtcattctttacatggggatcattggatTCGccgttcttgacatggagatattgggttcgctaatcttgaaaTGAtccaataaatttatattaaggtACTCACCAATTCAGAAAAGGCACATAAACAGCCGAACGAATGGGCAGGCTATAGAAGGTTAGACAGACTTGATTTGTACTAGTCACCCATAAATAAAGTATCATAGAAAACGAGCCATTGCAAATGATTGATATTgcagaaaatcatttttatggtAGACTTCACCATCTAACACTTTGCAGCTGTGTGTACGTtaaggttaaaagagagagagagagagagagagagagagagagagagagagagagagagagagagagagagagatgctaaatgGAATAACTGCTTTACAGTTTTTTCACCACTAAACTTTGATACAAAATGGAAATCATCTGAAGAAACGAGTATTCTTcgtaaacttttatttatcagtAACCTTGAAATTACAATGACCATCTCCTTCAGATCAAAATCAGAGAATATATTTGATCATTACTCCAGATTTTcgtaatattcatatttatttcttcatctgcTTCATGATAGAGTAGATATTTTCTCCAGCAAAGGCGATGGCTGCAAGTGCTACTCCCAGAGCGAGAAGGTAAAACGCACTTTGGAGATGATTTAGGCTAAGGACCACCTGGCCTGAAGATTCCTGTGGAGAGAAGTGATTTCAGTATTcagtgagcctctctctctctctctctctctctctctctctctctctctcttttacgttgCTTAATCAGCATGGattctttctctatctctgtttcatattatctctctctctctctctctctgaacatacatgtctctctctctctctatatctatctctctctctctctctatatatatatatatatatatctctctatatatatatatatatatatatatatatatatatatatatatatatatatataagtttttttatatagtatgtatataatatgtatggcACATATGAAcagtaggtttatatatatatatatatatatatatatatatatatatatatatatatatatatatataatatatatatatatatatatatatatgtgtgtgtgtgtgtgtgtgtgtgtgtgtgagtgtgtgtgtgtgtattaatatatatatatatatatgtatatatatatatatatatatatatatatatatatatatatatatatatatatacatatatatatatatatatatatatatatatatatatatatatatatatatatatatatataagcaaataaaataaacctaCTGTTCGTTTAATATACCATCTTGTAATTTAACAAAATCTCagacttattaataaaaaatacctgattatacatttcattcaatAAAACTTCTCTGTGTGAAGTTCTTCCCTAACAACTAATCATACAGTAAATATCCCACTAAGAACAATTAAGATCTCATACTTACGGGGTTTAATGTATCTTCTGGTATTGGTTCGCTTCCTCTCTTGCAAAATGACCCATTGCATATGTCGTCAGGTGAAGTACCAATCAGCTGTTTCAGCCAGTAAGTTATATGACCTGTCTCTAACAGCTGCTGGAGTTTCATGTCGATGGCGTCGAAGAACGGGGCGTTTTGCCTGGGGTATTACGAAAGACCGTAGATAAATCCCTGTTccattctgattatatatatgctaCCTTTGATCAGGAGATTATATGTGTCAGTGTACACCTTCTTTGCTATTATGGCATGGAGTTAAAACTTGTGGGCTAACTAAGAAATTAGTCTTTACAAAAGCCTATGGAATGTGAGGGCACATTTGGAATGTTATAAACCTTATACATTAAGTTGCCCTAtggaaaaattcaagtaaatttctGTTCATTCAAGAACAGTTTTAATCGGTTTAGGTGTTTTGGTTTTTTACAAAtctttttcctaatgaaaatttattgaatatagaatatagcCATGCTATACTATAAACAGACTGAGTAACAAGtgtcccaaataataataataataataataataataataataataataataataataataataatggaatactCGTAGACCTTCTCTATGGTCAGTAGCGTTAACTCTCATATACAattgtttcaacagcatttaatttgtataatgCCCTCTCTATGCGTCTTACATACCGTAGAAACAGTTATtaaatccaataataataataataataataataataataataataataataataataataataataattctacaagCAATCATATCTCACAAAGCAACACATCTATGAAATGGGCATTCTTTTATAACGATCTCAGTGACTCACCTGAAGGTCCAGCCGTCCCCATTGGCGAAATATTCCGATTTCCCGTAgtagaatggagatgcccctcgCCTGTTCCTTGCTATTGCATATTTTAAGGACTTAAGAAACTCTTTTATGATGAGGACGTGTTTTTCCTTCAGAATCCGCTCGGCTTGCTGTTCGTTGGGCTGAATCTATTGATGAAGAAAAGGGGATGTGATCAATGGATTACAGGAATCATCCGACAGTCTTAAAGCTGtgaggaaacaaataacaatctttcacggatctgggatgcgatcaaaggagtgcaggaatcattagacaatcgcaCAGCAAGCCGCAACTCCTTTGACGAGGCGTCTATTATGTCCTCGCCTTCCAATAACGCGGgagaagtgagggtgcgacgcgaagtcgagatggccataccctcccatgaGGGAACTGCCCTCTCCCCCTCGGATGAAGCGCCCACGTCACATGTAGACCTGTCGGAGAGGACCGACGAacccccaac is a genomic window containing:
- the LOC136855291 gene encoding uncharacterized protein encodes the protein MTLNFWMIYCLLITVGYKSALTAHLSVPGKSKAIDSLEEMLREPGWTWGYADTHSGTYDLFRKSDSPVIKQVFQGMQIQPNEQQAERILKEKHVLIIKEFLKSLKYAIARNRRGASPFYYGKSEYFANGDGWTFRQNAPFFDAIDMKLQQLLETGHITYWLKQLIGTSPDDICNGSFCKRGSEPIPEDTLNPISEPNISMSRTANPMIPM